The genomic interval ACCCTACATACCTTCAATAGCTGGGACTGGTGATtcactaatccctaaacccagatccgaatggtctgaggatgataTGAAGAAGGTAGGATATAATtctaaggctaagaacataatAACCTCTATATTATCagctgatgaatttttcagggtgtcaaactgcaagacTGCTAAAGAGATGTGGGATACTCTTCAACagacacatgaaggaaccacaaatgtgaaaagagctcgagttaatacactcatgcatgaatatgaattgtttagcatgaagaCAGATGAATCCATAAATGACCTGCAAACAAGGTTCACTCACATTATCAACAACCTACATGCTCTAGGAAAAGTTATGGATAGTGAGCAGCAAATAGGAAAAGTCATGaggtgtttaacaagagaatggcaacccaaAATAACTGTTATTGCTGAGTCAAAAGACATTGCAACCATGACTAttgcaacactgtttggaaagctcagggagcatgaAATGGAATTGCACAGGttagatgagtcagaacaaattaacaggaaaagaaaaggattatctttgaaagcccaaacacATCAATCCAAAACTGAACAGGACAGTTGCTCAGATGagtcaagcagtgagactgatgaggagcctgagattggtttacttgtcaaaaagtttaaaaaaattctgaaaaagaaagacaataaattcagaaagccatccagttctaagactagtgacaacaagacaatcaccTGTTATGAACGTGGTAAAACAGGTCACATAAAGTCTGAGTGTTACaagttgcaaaacaaaaatagagctacaaaaactaaaggcaaggaaccTGTAACACctcgtttttcaaagcgagggtatattttttttttcaaaagtaattaaaaacaaacaaagaattaaatcagggaatgcctttggataaataattgagtcattatgaTTTACAAACagcagaaaagtttctccaattataaatccaaaccatttacacaacaacaaatggtacatggaacccattcaaataagatgtcaaactgacaatattagtataagtacagttttccaaactaaaaatactccaatccaaaaag from Cicer arietinum cultivar CDC Frontier isolate Library 1 chromosome 5, Cicar.CDCFrontier_v2.0, whole genome shotgun sequence carries:
- the LOC140920422 gene encoding uncharacterized protein, coding for MEPHTYAVENGPYIPSIAGTGDSLIPKPRSEWSEDDMKKVGYNSKAKNIITSILSADEFFRVSNCKTAKEIMKTDESINDLQTRFTHIINNLHALGKVMDSEQQIGKVMRCLTREWQPKITVIAESKDIATMTIATLFGKLREHEMELHRSHKV